Proteins from a single region of Apium graveolens cultivar Ventura chromosome 7, ASM990537v1, whole genome shotgun sequence:
- the LOC141674530 gene encoding protein FAR1-RELATED SEQUENCE 5-like, with product MPFIPITGVNHHYQNILFGFALMRDETEISYKWVLKTWLEAVGNKPPLTIITDQDIALGNSIAEILPDTKHILCSWHISNKFPKKLSALYTQYPEFKGDFNDCLYKSLSPTEFVGKWKVLVDKYGLEDHVWLNDMYAIKDKWIRAYTKQHFSASMTTTSRSESMNSFFDEYVKASTGLKEFIENSQKALETQILNEVKADYETEYKERRLIFNSPLENHVSSIYTKEMFRQFQNELRKSTSYVVNSCKDGSNYMWKLYLVEKYNVPENLRRRYRVMISLEGNIDFECKKFEHSGMLCKHILRYLDKKQKTMIPTIFIKSRWTASANKIDSFSPYNPPILVDVGDSTTARYSALCKSFQGLGALGSCSKPRYNYVMDLIEKGKCYVIEKFHEEENNSRMEEEFQVYDEHDPIFNPPMSQTKRRKKDSARYKSGIETSTAKKNSGRSKSGIETSVFVVWSDMIGGVVLKIQIEILNDLILFECRNLN from the coding sequence ATGCCGTTTATACCAATAACCGGGGTCAATCACCATTACCAAAATATCTTGTTCGGGTTTGCACTCATGCGAGATGAGACGGAGATTTCATATAAATGGGTTTTGAAGACATGGTTGGAAGCCGTCGGAAACAAACCTCCCCTCACTATTATTACGGATCAAGATATAGCATTGGGAAATTCTATTGCCGAGATTTTGCCGGATACCAAACACATATTATGTTCGTGGCACATAAGTAATAAATTTCCCAAAAAATTGTCGGCTTTGTACACACAATATCCGGAATTTAAAGGGGATTTTAATGATTGTTTGTACAAGTCGTTGTCACCCACGGAGTTTGTTGGTAAGTGGAAGGTTTTGGTTGATAAGTATGGACTCGAGGATCATGTTTGGCTAAACGATATGTATGCCATAAAAGATAAATGGATTCGTGCTTACACAAAACAACATTTCTCTGCCAGTATGACCACCACCTCAAGAAGCGAGTCCATGAATTCATTTTTTGACGAGTATGTGAAAGCTTCAACCGGGTtgaaagaattcattgagaattCACAAAAGGCTTTGGAAACACAAATTCTTAATGAGGTTAAAGCCGACTACGAGACCGAGTATAAGGAAAGAAGATTGATATTTAATTCCCCCTTGGAAAATCATGTTTCTTCTATTTACACAAAAGAAATGTTTAGGCAATTTCAAAATGAGCTTAGAAAAAGCACATCTTATGTGGTAAATAGTTGCAAAGATGGTTCCAATTACATGTGGAAGTTGTATTTAGTTGAGAAGTATAATGTGCCGGAGAATCTTAGAAGAAGGTATCGGGTAATGATTTCTTTGGAAGGAAATATTGATTTTGAATGTAAAAAATTTGAACATTCCGGGATGCTTTGCAAACATATCCTACGCTATCTTGACAAGAAACAAAAAACTATGATACCAACAATTTTTATCAAATCAAGATGGACGGCGAGCGCAAATAAAATTGATAGTTTTTCGCCTTATAATCCTCCCATTCTTGTTGATGTTGGTGATTCAACAACGGCAAGGTATAGTGCTTTGTGTAAATCTTTTCAAGGTTTGGGTGCTCTTGGAAGTTGTTCAAAACCACGATACAATTACGTCATGGATTTGATTGAGAAAGGAAAATGTTACGTGATTGAAAAGTTTCATGAAGAAGAAAATAATTCAAGAATGGAGGAGGAGTTCCAAGTTTACGATGAACATGATCCAATATTCAATCCTCCAATGTCACAAACAAAGAGAAGAAAGAAGGATTCGGCAAGGTATAAAAGTGGCATTGAGACGTCAACAGCAAAGAAAAATTCAGGAAGGTCTAAAAGTGGTATTGAGACGTCAGTTTTTGTGGTGTGGTCGGACATGATAGGGGGCGTTGTCTTAAAAATCCAAATAgaaattttaaatgatttaattCTATTTGAATGTAGAAATTTAAATTAA
- the LOC141671979 gene encoding uncharacterized protein LOC141671979: MDADNVIVVSRNVVSGETEDYEKHLAKFDEDVYLENGNNILGDDSDTEQINRSFEGSLKLNARSFAHDKEETMVREDIDAFVEPKELEMEERKRSEDTALRRDVSNVENGKPLNQKTAAEKCEKKVENTVDSQRKQPFALRTKNTQINDKHIADSKAKPAPTQIKARVTKHSEKSSAPSSRSNLSEGLMEKPKREAQKTVGPDKAEGSTHSSSSSGTGDGKTKRLGSLPTYGFSFKCNERAEKRREYYSRLEEKIQAKEQEENTLQARTKENQEAEIKNLRKSLKFKATPLPSFYQEPPPPKAELKKIPTTRAKSPKFARKKDFPSKDSEKNIRRSLPSSRQSIDAKVSHSNSVKGHSPVPVKKPTRKSLPKLPSERTIISSERTKVGSRKAASTSEKDKSVSPLTSEKDKSISPEIVLSNNCDENASCANHEVVANTEPSRSQQLPEYAPEVEDQTQIISVEESVATKD; this comes from the exons ATGGATGCCGATAATGTTATAGTTGTGTCCAGGAATGTTGTAAGTGGTGAAACTGAAGACTATGAAAAACATTTGGCTAAGTTCGATGAAGATGTATATTTGGAGAATGGAAACAATATCCTGGGCGATGACTCAGACACTGAACAAATTAATAGGAGTTTTGAAGGTTCGTTGAAGTTAAATGCCAGGTCATTTGCTCACGACAAGGAGGAAACAATGGTGCGTGAAGATATTGATGCCTTCGTTGAACCTAAG GAACTCGAAATGGAAGAAAGAAAGAGGTCAGAAGATACTGCATTGCGGAGGGATGTAAGCAATGTTGAGAATGGGAAGCCTTTAAACCAAAAAACTGCTGCAGAAAAATGCGAGAAAAAAGTTGAAAATACTGTTGATTCACAACGAAAACAACCATTTGCTCTTAGGACAAAGAATACACAAATTAATGACAAGCATATTGCTGACAGCAAGGCAAAGCCTGCACCTACACAAATCAAGGCTCGTGTAACCAAG CACTCTGAAAAGTCTAGTGCACCATCATCAAGGTCAAACTTATCAGAAGGCCTTAT GGAAAAGCCTAAACGGGAGGCACAGAAAACAGTTGGTCCAGATAAAGCAGAAGGAAGCACTCATTCCTCTTC AAGCTCGGGGACAGGAGATGGTAAAACAAAAAGACTGGGAAGTTTACCAACATATGGTTTCAGTTTTAAGTGTAATGAAAGAGCTGAGAAAAGAAGAGAG TACTATTCCAGACTTGAAGAGAAAATCCAGGCCAAGGAACAAGAGGAGAACACCCTCCAAGCTAGAACCAAG GAAAATCAAGAAGCTGAAATTAAGAACCTAAGGAAGAGCTTGAAATTTAAAGCTACGCCCTTGCCAAGCTTTTATCAAGAACCTCCACCTCCTAAAGCTGAGTTGAAGAAG ATACCAACAACAAGAGCAAAATCTCCAAAATTTGCTCGGAAGAAGGATTTTCCTAGCAAAGATTCTGAGAAAAACATTAGACGCAGTTTGCCATCTAGTCGGCAAAGTATAGATGCGAAAGTTTCCCATAGTAATTCTGTTAAAGGACATTCTCCTGTCCCTGTAAAAAAGCCAACACGCAAGTCTCTTCCAAAACTGCCTTCAGAAAGGACCATCATATCAAGTGAAAGAACCAAGGTTGGATCTCGTAAAGCTGCCTCCACCAGTGAAAAGGACAAGTCGGTCTCTCCCTTAACCAGTGAGAAGGACAAGTCAATCTCTCCAGAAATAGTCTTATCAAATAATTGTGATGAGAATGCATCTTGTGCCAATCATGAGGTAGTTGCAAATACCGAGCCAAGTCGAAGTCAACAATTACCCGAATATGCACCTGAAGTTGAAGACCAGACACAGATAATCTCTGTAGAGGAATCTGTTGCAACCAAGGACTAA